The following coding sequences lie in one Alloacidobacterium dinghuense genomic window:
- a CDS encoding sigma-54-dependent Fis family transcriptional regulator — protein MAGPATSANVRAASTSPPLAQTLPSDAVLDALRMILLGAPLNEVLTTITCLIEAHSAGMLCSIFLLDEDGLHLRYGVAASLPEAYRAATDGLCVGPNAGSCGTAAYLRQPVFVSDIASDPRWVKFRDFALQSGLRAAWSTPIMSRDGKVLGTFGMYYREVRHPGPAEIQLIDYASRIAGIAIERDRSQTALTRAVKQIEKSEAQLRHIVDAIPQMIAVLNPDGAVLYMNQTMLDYTGLTVEEVMAKDVRDRAFNPEDVARFRGERLEALSRGVPFQNEKRVLRKDGHYRWFLIHYNPLLDDQGRVIRWYATGTDIDDRVQAEERTRNENLVLREQIDRDSMFEDIIGTSEALSKVLRQVRRVALSDSTVLILGETGTGKELIARAIHKRSSRAEQAFIGVNCAAIPPSLISSELFGHEKGAFTGATKRRLGRFESANGGTIFLDEVGDLPSEAQIALLRVLQEREIERVGSSKSISIDVRVLAATHRDLNAIVAEGKFRQDLLYRLNIVPIEMPSLRERTADIPLLVKYFIDRFGKKAGKKYRTIDKRTLKLLQAYSWPGNVRELQNVIERSVILSDGDTFSVDETWLKREPPQIVRPTIALNGALHKQEKEMIEAALAASHGQIAGPSGAAIRLGLPTRTLDSKIKRLGINKFRFKP, from the coding sequence ATGGCAGGCCCAGCGACATCGGCGAACGTTAGGGCAGCTTCAACATCGCCACCCCTCGCACAAACGCTGCCCAGCGATGCGGTGCTCGATGCGTTGAGGATGATCCTTCTCGGCGCACCCCTGAACGAAGTTCTGACGACTATCACCTGCCTGATCGAAGCTCACAGCGCGGGAATGCTGTGCTCGATTTTCCTGCTAGACGAAGACGGGTTGCACCTGCGGTATGGCGTCGCCGCAAGTCTGCCAGAAGCGTACCGGGCAGCGACCGATGGATTGTGCGTTGGCCCTAATGCCGGATCATGTGGCACAGCCGCCTACCTTCGTCAGCCTGTCTTCGTCTCTGACATCGCTTCCGACCCGAGATGGGTGAAGTTTAGAGATTTTGCTCTACAGAGTGGACTACGCGCCGCTTGGTCAACACCCATCATGTCGCGCGACGGCAAAGTGCTGGGGACATTCGGCATGTACTACCGCGAAGTTCGGCATCCGGGGCCGGCCGAAATTCAGTTGATCGATTACGCCAGCCGCATTGCCGGAATCGCCATTGAGCGCGATCGATCGCAGACGGCGCTGACAAGGGCAGTCAAACAGATAGAGAAATCAGAAGCTCAACTTCGACACATTGTTGATGCCATACCCCAGATGATCGCGGTCCTGAATCCGGATGGCGCTGTTCTTTATATGAATCAGACCATGCTCGATTACACGGGCCTTACGGTCGAAGAGGTCATGGCGAAGGATGTTCGCGATCGAGCCTTTAATCCGGAGGATGTAGCGCGATTCCGAGGCGAACGTCTGGAAGCGCTCTCGCGGGGTGTGCCATTTCAAAACGAAAAACGAGTCTTGCGCAAAGATGGGCACTACCGGTGGTTTCTCATCCATTACAACCCATTGCTTGACGACCAGGGACGGGTGATTCGCTGGTATGCAACGGGAACTGACATTGATGACCGCGTCCAAGCTGAAGAAAGGACACGCAACGAAAACCTGGTGTTGCGGGAGCAAATCGATCGTGACTCGATGTTTGAGGACATAATCGGAACTTCGGAAGCGCTGAGTAAAGTACTTCGCCAGGTCCGCAGGGTGGCCCTTTCAGATTCCACAGTTCTGATTCTGGGAGAAACCGGCACGGGGAAGGAGTTGATTGCGCGCGCTATCCACAAGCGATCAAGCCGCGCGGAACAGGCATTTATCGGGGTCAATTGTGCCGCAATTCCACCGTCGCTAATTTCTTCCGAGCTCTTCGGACATGAGAAGGGAGCATTCACAGGTGCGACAAAACGGCGACTTGGGCGTTTTGAGTCGGCCAATGGCGGGACGATTTTCCTGGACGAAGTAGGCGATTTGCCCTCAGAGGCCCAAATCGCACTGCTACGAGTGCTGCAAGAGCGTGAAATCGAGCGTGTCGGCAGTAGCAAATCAATTTCCATCGACGTAAGAGTGCTGGCCGCAACTCATCGTGATTTGAACGCGATAGTGGCCGAAGGCAAGTTTCGCCAAGATCTCCTGTACAGACTGAATATCGTGCCCATTGAGATGCCCTCGTTGCGCGAGCGCACGGCTGACATTCCCTTGCTCGTCAAGTACTTCATTGACCGCTTTGGGAAGAAGGCTGGAAAGAAGTACAGAACAATCGATAAGAGAACTCTCAAGCTGCTCCAAGCGTACAGCTGGCCGGGCAACGTTCGTGAGCTCCAAAATGTCATTGAGCGGTCTGTGATCCTGAGCGACGGTGATACGTTCTCTGTCGATGAGACATGGCTTAAGCGGGAGCCGCCCCAAATCGTTCGTCCAACCATCGCTCTTAATGGCGCGCTGCATAAGCAAGAAAAGGAAATGATTGAAGCCGCGTTAGCGGCCAGCCACGGCCAAATCGCAGGGCCATCGGGCGCCGCAATAAGGCTAGGACTTCCAACGCGCACTCTCGACTCAAAAATCAAGCGCTTGGGGATCAATAAATTTCGGTTCAAGCCATAG
- a CDS encoding acyl-CoA desaturase produces the protein MVQRLFKRDRTFTQPVVWGTTLIMIAFHIGAVAALFFFSWQAFLCAMVLWWVAGGFGIGVGYHRLLTHRGYKTPKWMEYFLTVCGTLALEGGPIFWVATHRQHHQNTDKEGDPHSPREGGFWSHVGWLLTGQTMHDDSATLLPYVPDLRKDRFHVWISRWHWVPITILGILLPVVGGWKFLLWGIFFRTVLGLHSTWLVNSATHMWGSRRFPTGDTSRNSFWVALLTFGEGWHNNHHAHPQSSRHGLAWYEFDFNWYTINALRMLSLAWDVKARNLEVDKEKEGAVLGGIAA, from the coding sequence ATGGTGCAGAGACTTTTCAAGCGCGACAGAACATTTACGCAGCCAGTTGTTTGGGGTACAACGCTCATCATGATTGCGTTCCACATTGGTGCGGTTGCTGCCCTGTTCTTTTTCAGCTGGCAGGCATTCTTGTGTGCGATGGTGTTATGGTGGGTCGCCGGAGGTTTTGGCATAGGAGTCGGATATCATCGGCTTCTTACACATCGAGGTTACAAAACCCCCAAATGGATGGAATATTTTTTGACCGTATGCGGCACGCTGGCTCTGGAAGGCGGGCCGATTTTCTGGGTTGCGACACATCGTCAACATCACCAGAACACCGATAAGGAAGGGGACCCGCATTCCCCGCGCGAGGGCGGCTTCTGGTCCCACGTCGGTTGGCTCTTGACCGGCCAAACCATGCACGACGATTCGGCAACTCTGCTGCCCTATGTTCCTGATCTTCGCAAGGACCGATTCCATGTTTGGATCAGCCGCTGGCATTGGGTACCGATCACCATATTGGGCATACTTCTTCCAGTTGTCGGGGGATGGAAGTTCTTATTGTGGGGCATCTTCTTTCGTACGGTCCTCGGTCTTCACTCCACATGGCTAGTGAACTCGGCCACCCATATGTGGGGATCGCGGCGATTTCCCACCGGCGACACCTCCAGAAACAGCTTCTGGGTCGCTCTATTAACGTTCGGCGAGGGCTGGCACAATAACCATCACGCGCATCCACAATCATCCCGTCATGGCTTGGCCTGGTACGAATTCGATTTTAATTGGTACACGATTAATGCCCTAAGGATGTTAAGTCTTGCGTGGGACGTGAAGGCACGGAACCTCGAAGTTGATAAGGAAAAGGAAGGAGCAGTATTGGGAGGCATTGCTGCCTAA
- a CDS encoding class I SAM-dependent methyltransferase: MFLFIRSLLKSPLAVGALVPSSPQLSRLIASQVCCGNSHVLEVGAGTGSITEALLNLGLPANRLFVIERDPSLVAHLYKRFPNIQVRCGDAEHAAAILCEEGISEVQTLISSLPISNLNGDNRIAILEGMMNALAVDGQLIQFTYTANCPFPAKRLGLHAERVGRVWMNIPPAVVWKFTRASYAL; encoded by the coding sequence ATGTTCCTATTCATCCGGTCTCTTCTCAAGAGTCCATTGGCGGTGGGAGCTCTTGTTCCTAGTTCTCCCCAACTTTCGAGACTGATCGCCTCGCAGGTGTGTTGCGGAAACTCTCATGTTCTCGAAGTAGGAGCGGGGACGGGATCAATTACGGAAGCCCTGCTCAACCTCGGCCTCCCAGCCAACCGCTTATTCGTGATAGAGCGTGATCCGTCGCTTGTCGCCCACCTGTATAAACGGTTTCCGAATATCCAAGTCCGCTGCGGCGATGCAGAGCACGCCGCAGCCATCCTTTGTGAGGAGGGGATATCAGAGGTACAGACTCTCATTTCGAGTCTGCCCATTAGCAATTTGAACGGCGACAACCGGATTGCGATTCTGGAGGGAATGATGAATGCGCTGGCTGTAGATGGTCAGCTGATCCAGTTTACTTACACAGCAAATTGCCCTTTTCCAGCGAAACGGCTCGGATTGCACGCCGAACGTGTTGGTCGCGTCTGGATGAACATTCCGCCTGCTGTCGTATGGAAGTTCACACGGGCCAGCTACGCTCTTTAA
- a CDS encoding alkaline phosphatase family protein gives MHNFTRRELLRLGAATVVAELASLGLDGCGGGSITSPSPSPACSKLTDIEHVVILIQENRSFDHYFGSYRGVRGFSDKSMAFQQPDPANTSGSSVGVLLPFHLDTSKTNAACTHDITHDWVPQHQSWNNGAMDGFVSSRLPIDSNDAVLSMGYYNRADLPYYYALADAFTICDNYFCSVMGPTDPNRLYTMAASLDPDGKNGGPILQTIVTNRAGIYGRLTYTTMPEQLQARGISWKVYSSPDENVLGGILSDNVLSYFKNFQDPASVLHQNAFGPQFPVDFLADVASGNLPQVSWLVGSVLTSDHPPSPSIFGENLLSLIVSALTANPTLWAKTVLLVTYDENGGFFDHVAPVTAPLGTAGEYVTAPAIPDPTVIGSPMIAGPIGLGFRVPMLIISPFSRGGLVSSDLFDHTSVLRFLETLFGVEVPNLSAWRRATVGDLTSALNFKKTDQSIPNLPSTLPGAAQAIQQCAATLAGTTPYTVPSTQTFPTQESGTATHPSGVC, from the coding sequence ATGCATAATTTTACTCGCCGAGAACTACTTAGACTTGGAGCTGCCACTGTTGTTGCCGAGTTGGCATCTCTGGGTTTGGATGGTTGCGGTGGCGGTTCTATCACCTCTCCTTCCCCTTCGCCCGCTTGTTCCAAGTTAACTGACATCGAACATGTGGTGATCCTGATTCAGGAAAACCGGTCATTCGATCACTACTTTGGAAGCTATCGGGGAGTTCGTGGATTTTCGGATAAAAGTATGGCATTCCAGCAACCTGATCCAGCGAACACCAGCGGCTCGTCCGTCGGGGTACTTTTGCCATTCCACTTGGACACCTCCAAAACGAATGCAGCCTGCACGCACGACATCACCCACGACTGGGTGCCACAGCATCAGAGTTGGAACAACGGTGCAATGGACGGTTTTGTCAGCTCACGTCTTCCGATCGATTCCAACGATGCCGTATTAAGTATGGGTTACTACAATCGCGCAGACCTTCCCTACTACTACGCTCTAGCCGATGCCTTCACGATTTGCGACAACTATTTTTGCTCGGTGATGGGCCCGACCGACCCGAATCGACTCTACACGATGGCGGCCTCCCTCGACCCAGATGGAAAAAACGGCGGACCGATTTTGCAGACCATCGTCACAAATCGAGCAGGCATTTATGGTCGTCTGACATACACGACAATGCCCGAGCAGCTCCAGGCCCGGGGAATTTCCTGGAAGGTTTACTCATCGCCTGATGAGAATGTTCTTGGCGGAATTCTCTCGGACAATGTTCTCTCCTACTTCAAGAATTTTCAGGATCCTGCGTCGGTACTTCATCAGAATGCATTCGGACCACAGTTTCCGGTTGACTTCCTGGCCGATGTAGCAAGTGGGAATTTGCCTCAGGTCTCCTGGCTGGTCGGGTCGGTTCTAACTTCGGATCACCCGCCTTCGCCTTCGATATTTGGCGAGAATCTTCTTTCCCTCATCGTCAGTGCTCTAACAGCGAACCCAACACTGTGGGCAAAGACCGTTTTGCTTGTCACCTACGATGAGAACGGCGGATTTTTTGATCACGTCGCGCCGGTGACGGCGCCTCTCGGCACCGCAGGCGAATATGTAACCGCGCCCGCGATACCAGACCCGACCGTAATCGGCAGTCCAATGATTGCCGGACCGATTGGATTGGGTTTTCGCGTCCCGATGCTGATCATCTCGCCGTTCAGTCGAGGCGGGCTCGTGTCATCGGACCTATTCGATCACACTTCTGTGTTGCGATTCCTCGAGACTCTGTTCGGTGTTGAGGTGCCCAACTTGAGCGCATGGCGCCGCGCAACGGTCGGAGACCTAACCAGCGCGCTAAATTTCAAAAAAACTGACCAGTCGATTCCGAATCTACCGTCCACACTTCCTGGCGCTGCGCAGGCGATCCAGCAATGTGCAGCGACCCTGGCTGGAACGACACCCTACACAGTACCAAGCACGCAGACCTTTCCGACTCAGGAATCCGGAACCGCGACTCATCCCAGCGGAGTGTGCTAG
- a CDS encoding AI-2E family transporter, with protein MTAILVAGVLYFARDIFIPLALAGLLSFLLAPAANWLERWKVKRLPAALMVILLCVGALGASVGRCWGRSTIWRSSIHSISRMSPKKSTLFICTRTVVSARRWQC; from the coding sequence ATGACGGCCATTCTTGTCGCTGGGGTGTTGTATTTTGCTCGGGATATCTTCATTCCTCTCGCATTGGCTGGCCTTCTCTCGTTCCTGCTAGCACCCGCGGCAAATTGGCTGGAGCGATGGAAAGTGAAGAGGCTTCCGGCTGCATTGATGGTGATTCTGCTTTGCGTCGGCGCGTTGGGAGCCTCGGTTGGGCGTTGCTGGGGCAGGTCTACAATCTGGCGGTCGAGCATCCACAGTATCAGCAGAATGTCACCGAAAAAATCAACTCTCTTCATCTGCACTCGAACGGTCGTCTCAGCGAGACGCTGGCAATGCTAG
- a CDS encoding AI-2E family transporter, translating to MNGDGVRTPVSDPLQRNRVRTTPGQALPSSKSTQPISVKIDQPDESIATMAGHTLTPLLHPLTTIFVVLIFLVFMLLARDDLRDRGLRIAGKGRMHVTTKAIEDASRRVSRYLRMQLIVNLCYGAVVGLLLWAIGVPNPLLWAVLTCLLRFVPYIGILLAAAGPLLLSIAVSPHWSLLIWTAFMYIVLELVAANFVEPMLYGASTGISPIGVLIAAIFWTLLWGLPGLLLSTPLTVCLVVIGRQVSHLQYLDLLFGDNEALAPPDRFYQRMLASNARDATTLLEETLKTKSVEQAYDGIVVPAITLIEEARHSEEMTGAHAEELLQNVEEITEDVFGKCNETAAVQLESKLPRQVVCVPARDFADEVACQLAAQVLSQVSFATALSADTSTAEVLQSLESSRPDAICVVGIPPHAIRHLRMRCHQIRAKFPTIPLVACILSEQCDLSKLKVRIPSEDAQHVVCSLQLMKDYLLPLLGPVSIDAPADSAVSQEESAKELADSLQHMQLPDVFDEPKETVFNHLTMTLARAFDAPIALITVTNGQRRFWESRCGLPDDLQSTDENECDRSICSRIVLPDSGLVIGDIATDKRFERDRFLKESGIRFYAGAPLKSPEGKTMGSICVLDTRPRELGEERKDLLVSVANAVVQAIELHSGETSEVS from the coding sequence ATGAATGGGGATGGGGTCCGCACACCGGTTTCAGACCCGTTACAGCGAAATAGGGTTAGGACGACTCCCGGGCAAGCATTACCGTCCAGCAAATCGACCCAGCCTATTTCGGTGAAAATCGACCAACCGGATGAGTCGATTGCAACGATGGCTGGCCACACCCTTACGCCTCTCCTACATCCGCTCACAACAATATTCGTCGTTCTGATCTTTCTTGTCTTCATGCTGTTGGCGAGGGACGATCTTCGCGATCGAGGGCTTCGCATTGCGGGGAAAGGCCGGATGCATGTAACGACTAAAGCTATCGAAGATGCCAGCCGGCGCGTTAGTCGATATCTCCGGATGCAACTGATCGTCAATCTCTGCTATGGTGCAGTCGTCGGTCTCTTGCTTTGGGCTATCGGAGTTCCGAATCCGCTGTTGTGGGCCGTACTCACTTGTCTGCTGCGCTTCGTTCCATACATCGGAATTCTATTGGCAGCGGCAGGGCCGTTGTTGCTCTCTATCGCTGTTTCGCCGCACTGGAGCCTCCTGATCTGGACTGCGTTCATGTATATAGTTCTCGAATTAGTAGCAGCGAATTTTGTCGAGCCAATGTTATACGGTGCATCAACCGGGATTTCTCCGATCGGTGTCCTGATTGCGGCAATATTCTGGACGCTTCTGTGGGGATTGCCAGGACTATTATTGTCAACTCCGCTCACCGTGTGCCTCGTCGTAATCGGACGTCAAGTTTCGCACCTGCAGTACCTTGACCTGCTCTTTGGGGATAACGAAGCACTGGCGCCTCCTGATCGGTTTTATCAACGCATGCTAGCCTCGAATGCACGAGACGCGACGACGCTCCTTGAAGAGACATTAAAGACCAAATCAGTCGAACAGGCCTATGACGGCATAGTGGTTCCCGCGATAACGTTGATTGAAGAAGCGCGGCATTCCGAGGAAATGACAGGCGCTCATGCCGAAGAGCTGTTGCAAAATGTTGAAGAAATCACGGAGGACGTCTTTGGCAAATGCAACGAGACTGCTGCCGTCCAGCTTGAATCAAAGTTGCCGCGCCAGGTAGTGTGCGTGCCAGCGCGAGATTTCGCCGATGAAGTCGCCTGCCAGTTGGCGGCACAGGTGCTCAGCCAGGTTTCCTTCGCAACTGCGTTGTCGGCGGATACGTCTACGGCGGAGGTGCTCCAATCCCTGGAGAGTTCCCGACCGGATGCGATTTGTGTGGTGGGGATTCCGCCTCATGCAATTCGACATCTGAGAATGCGATGTCACCAGATTCGCGCAAAATTTCCTACCATCCCCCTGGTTGCTTGTATTCTCAGCGAGCAATGTGATCTGTCGAAGCTGAAGGTTCGCATACCGTCAGAAGACGCGCAGCATGTGGTTTGTTCTCTCCAACTGATGAAGGACTATCTATTGCCACTCCTGGGGCCTGTGTCGATAGATGCTCCGGCAGACTCGGCTGTGTCTCAAGAGGAATCTGCAAAAGAATTAGCTGATTCGTTGCAACATATGCAGCTTCCAGATGTATTCGATGAACCGAAAGAGACGGTGTTTAATCACTTGACGATGACACTGGCGCGCGCCTTCGATGCTCCGATAGCGCTGATCACTGTGACGAATGGTCAAAGGCGTTTCTGGGAGTCGCGATGCGGCCTGCCTGATGATTTGCAATCAACAGACGAAAATGAGTGCGATCGGTCGATTTGCAGCAGGATTGTTCTGCCTGACTCCGGACTGGTGATCGGAGATATAGCAACAGACAAGCGCTTTGAAAGAGACCGATTCTTAAAGGAAAGTGGAATACGATTTTATGCAGGCGCTCCACTGAAGTCCCCCGAAGGCAAGACCATGGGATCAATCTGCGTGTTGGACACGAGACCCCGGGAGTTAGGTGAGGAGCGAAAGGACTTGTTAGTGTCTGTTGCGAATGCCGTGGTGCAGGCCATCGAATTACACAGCGGAGAAACGTCGGAGGTCTCTTAG
- a CDS encoding DNA topoisomerase IB, whose protein sequence is MPNPTSTPDPSQSAKEAGLRYVSDTQPGISRNRKGRGFTYIGPDGSPLRDAETLARIKSLVIPPAWSNVWICINPKGHLQVTGRDAKGRKQSKYHPRWREVRDETKYERMLIFGVALPVIREQVDHDLSAPGMPRQKVLATVVRLMETTFIRVGNEEYARENNSYGLTTMRNRHVAVDGSKITFKFQGKSGIRHAVDTTNRRLARIVQRCQDIPGYELFQYIDSEGEHHTIDSADVNDYLREVSRQDFTAKDFRTWAGTLIACTLLREFGAFESETQAKKNIVEMIKQVAVRLGNTPSVCRKCYVHPAVIECYLNGEMIRLFKMSNHGKGSGAAAVLQRAQRDERALMRLLRNGASAK, encoded by the coding sequence ATGCCTAATCCAACGAGTACTCCAGATCCCAGCCAGTCAGCAAAAGAGGCCGGTCTTCGGTATGTTTCCGACACGCAGCCAGGCATCTCTCGAAACCGCAAAGGCAGAGGCTTCACCTACATTGGGCCCGACGGTTCGCCGTTAAGGGACGCAGAGACTTTAGCTCGAATTAAGTCGCTCGTCATTCCACCTGCATGGTCGAACGTGTGGATTTGCATCAATCCGAAAGGCCATTTGCAGGTCACAGGACGCGATGCGAAGGGCAGGAAACAGAGCAAGTACCATCCTCGCTGGCGCGAGGTGCGTGACGAGACGAAATATGAACGCATGCTCATATTCGGAGTGGCTCTCCCCGTCATCCGCGAGCAGGTTGATCATGATTTATCTGCTCCCGGCATGCCACGCCAGAAGGTACTTGCCACAGTTGTTCGCTTAATGGAGACAACGTTCATTCGCGTAGGTAACGAAGAATATGCTAGGGAGAACAATTCTTACGGTTTGACAACTATGCGAAACCGCCACGTGGCAGTCGATGGCTCAAAGATCACATTCAAGTTTCAGGGCAAAAGCGGTATTCGTCACGCAGTCGACACCACCAATCGCCGGCTGGCGAGGATTGTCCAGCGTTGCCAAGACATACCGGGCTACGAGCTTTTTCAATATATCGACAGCGAGGGCGAACACCACACAATTGATTCAGCGGATGTGAACGACTATTTGCGGGAAGTGAGCCGTCAGGATTTCACGGCGAAGGACTTCCGCACCTGGGCGGGAACATTAATCGCGTGTACGCTGCTGAGAGAATTCGGAGCGTTCGAATCGGAAACGCAGGCTAAGAAGAACATAGTGGAAATGATCAAACAGGTCGCCGTGCGGCTCGGTAATACGCCGTCGGTCTGTCGTAAGTGTTATGTCCATCCCGCGGTGATCGAATGCTATCTAAATGGTGAAATGATTCGGTTGTTCAAGATGAGTAATCACGGCAAAGGCTCAGGCGCAGCCGCCGTTTTACAGCGGGCCCAGCGGGACGAGAGAGCCCTGATGCGTTTGCTACGGAATGGCGCGTCCGCGAAATAG
- a CDS encoding ferritin-like domain-containing protein, producing MTTKNGKMNREKLIDALNEDLSREYQAIISYVNYSQVLKGAAYMNIADELAVHATEELSHALQVANHIDYLGGMPSVTPKSVKTSEKADEMLRFDLENEKETIRQYRRRIKQSDELNEFAITESLRNILVQEQDHLIALATALGIDPPNPGIAD from the coding sequence GTGACGACTAAGAATGGCAAGATGAACCGTGAGAAGCTAATCGACGCACTCAATGAAGATCTTTCCCGGGAATACCAGGCAATCATCTCGTACGTGAACTATTCGCAAGTGCTCAAAGGGGCTGCGTACATGAATATTGCCGATGAGCTGGCAGTTCATGCCACCGAAGAGCTTTCTCATGCGTTACAAGTGGCCAATCACATCGACTATCTGGGTGGCATGCCTAGTGTCACTCCCAAGTCCGTCAAGACCTCGGAGAAGGCTGATGAAATGCTTCGATTTGATCTGGAGAACGAGAAAGAAACAATCCGTCAATACCGTCGCCGTATAAAACAGTCGGACGAGCTCAATGAGTTTGCCATCACTGAGAGCCTTCGCAATATCCTGGTTCAGGAACAGGATCATCTGATCGCGCTGGCGACCGCGCTCGGAATCGATCCACCTAATCCTGGAATCGCTGACTAA
- a CDS encoding inorganic diphosphatase: protein MKSLTDPTKLKPINKKDDLLQVIIETPAGSRNKFAYDPDQGIFALKKVLPAGMVFPYDFGFLPQTIAPDGDPLDVLLLMDEPAFPGCAVHARLIGVIEGEQLDGKKKIRNDRLVAVAEANHMYANVRKLKDLPAKWIKELQDFFVNYHNLEGKKYRLLGCKGEDTAFRLIKEAKRAA, encoded by the coding sequence ATGAAGTCTTTGACGGATCCAACAAAGTTGAAACCGATTAATAAGAAGGATGACCTTCTTCAGGTCATTATTGAAACTCCAGCTGGCAGCCGAAACAAATTCGCATACGATCCGGACCAGGGCATTTTCGCGCTCAAGAAAGTTCTGCCGGCAGGCATGGTGTTCCCCTACGACTTCGGCTTTCTACCTCAAACCATCGCTCCAGACGGTGATCCGCTGGATGTGCTTCTGCTGATGGACGAGCCCGCATTCCCAGGTTGCGCCGTTCACGCTCGACTCATCGGAGTTATCGAGGGCGAACAGCTCGACGGCAAAAAGAAAATTCGGAATGATCGTCTTGTCGCTGTTGCCGAAGCCAATCACATGTACGCTAACGTGCGAAAGTTGAAGGACCTTCCTGCCAAATGGATAAAGGAACTCCAGGATTTCTTCGTGAACTATCACAACCTCGAAGGCAAGAAATATCGATTGCTTGGATGCAAAGGCGAAGACACGGCATTTCGCTTGATCAAGGAAGCAAAAAGGGCGGCCTAA
- a CDS encoding low affinity iron permease family protein, with protein sequence MDGRISMKTSKWTGSSIAPVMAMLRRVFRMWRLEMNKSALEVQTRTTNDWFGQFAASASGWLGSKWAFAGAGLVIVIWAVLGPIFHFSDTWQLVINTGTTIVTFLMVFLIQNTQNRDARAINLKLNELIRSIDKARDQMIDIENLSDLELDELHAKYEKIKGECNQRESQARSGKMADVND encoded by the coding sequence ATGGATGGACGGATCTCCATGAAGACTTCAAAATGGACTGGGAGTTCGATCGCGCCAGTAATGGCAATGTTGCGCCGGGTTTTCAGAATGTGGAGATTGGAAATGAACAAATCAGCCTTGGAAGTACAGACACGGACTACAAACGATTGGTTTGGGCAGTTTGCAGCCTCGGCATCCGGATGGTTGGGATCCAAGTGGGCATTCGCCGGAGCAGGACTGGTGATCGTGATCTGGGCTGTACTCGGTCCGATCTTTCATTTCTCCGATACCTGGCAGCTCGTAATCAACACAGGAACAACGATCGTAACCTTTTTGATGGTCTTTCTCATTCAAAACACCCAGAATCGAGATGCCCGGGCAATCAATCTCAAACTCAACGAGTTGATACGCTCTATTGATAAAGCACGTGACCAGATGATCGATATCGAAAACCTGAGCGATCTGGAACTCGATGAACTTCACGCGAAGTACGAAAAGATCAAGGGAGAATGCAATCAGCGAGAAAGTCAAGCTCGTTCCGGCAAGATGGCAGATGTTAACGACTGA